In the Clavelina lepadiformis chromosome 8, kaClaLepa1.1, whole genome shotgun sequence genome, one interval contains:
- the LOC143469281 gene encoding carbohydrate sulfotransferase 10-like: protein MHLFINKYLCIFILFVGNVVFINFLLYKLNHVKISSHAVKLDGISDYFSTSCFMTSDGADVGGRIKKRVSYIRGQCENEAVKDRLQFSQIKNTEWPWIYVSRKHRTLYCQTPKVGSTNWLKVFSVLEGKFNDTENSAQVHNVPLLLLSYLNATEREFVLTNYTKFMVIREPFQRILSAYRDKFLPHAGAGIPMFRNLGKKIAARYREDDAIPRDLKKYNKLAQKITPSFQEFLQYVVDGNNYVIPTHYSEPRHWQRQIDLCYPCRINYDYVIDMKYAEEEANFVLKSAGVPPEIRYPKNLNLPLDEMSKGDIAKRYQALPQQFYSKVNPKIVNDLYHYYKCDYDMFGFPPPPQF from the exons ATGCATTTATTCATCAACAAATACTTGTGTATCTTTATTCTTTTTGTCGGAAACgttgttttcattaatttcCTGCTCTACAAGTTGAACCATGTCAAG ATTTCAAGTCATGCTGTAAAACTTGACGGAATTTCGGATTATTTCTCTACGTCCtgttttatgacgtcagaTGGTGCTGACGTAGGTGGAAGGATAAAAAAGCGTGTGTCGTATATCAGAGGTCAATGCGAGAACGAAGCAGTGAAAGATCGACTGCAATTCAGCCAGATCAA AAACACTGAATGGCCGTGGATATATGTTTCAAGAAAACACCGAACATTGTACTGCCAGACTCCAAAAGTTGGCTCGACCAACTGGCTGAAAGTCTTCAGTGTTTTGGAAGGAAAATTCAATGATACTGAAAACAGCGCTCAAGTTCATAACGTTCCTTTGCTACTGCTTTCCTATCTAAACGCTACGGAAAGAGAGTTTGTCCTGACGAATTATACAAAATTCATGGTCATACGCGAACCGTTTCAAAGAATACTATCAGCTTATCGGGATAAATTTTTACCGCATGCTGGCGCTGGTATTCCAATGTTCAGAAACTTGGGCAAGAAAATCGCCGCTCGTTATCGCGAAGATGACGCCATTCCacgtgatttaaaaaaatacaacaaactcGCTCAGAAAATAACACCATCTTTTCAAGAGTTCCTTCAGTACGTCGTTGACGGCAACAACTACGTCATACCTACGCATTATTCCGAGCCACGTCACTGGCAACGCCAGATCGATTTGTGCTACCCGTGCAGGATAAATTACGATTACGTCATCGACATGAAGTATGCGGAAGAAGAAGCCAACTTCGTTCTAAAGTCCGCCGGAGTGCCTCCGGAAATCCGGTATCCGAAGAATTTGAATTTGCCTTTGGATGAAATGTCTAAAGGCGACATTGCGAAGAGATATCAAGCGTTACCCCAACAATTTTATTCCAAAGTTAACCCAAAAATTGTGAATGATTTATATCATTATTATAAGTGTGATTATGATATGTTCGGTTTTCCGCCTCCGCCACAGTTTTGA